A section of the Thermotoga caldifontis AZM44c09 genome encodes:
- the trmD gene encoding tRNA (guanosine(37)-N1)-methyltransferase TrmD, whose product MRIIIATIFPDFVRVVKEYGVIAQAVEEGKIDIRIMNIRDFAHDRHRTVDDYPYGGGPGMVMKPEPIFELYDHCKQQFGDLYTILTSPQGVTLNNRLAMELSKKENLLIICGRYEGVDERVKSLVDLEVSIGDYVLSGGELAAMVICDAVSRFVPGVVEEESVKRDSFYNDLLDYPHYTRPAEYRGMRVPEVLLSGNHEMVELWRTAESIKLTALRRPDLFLAREFSTEEKKALIHLIQELVKCVERRENSSDPLSGSGKRW is encoded by the coding sequence ATGAGGATCATCATCGCCACGATCTTCCCAGACTTCGTACGGGTCGTGAAGGAATACGGAGTGATCGCTCAAGCCGTTGAAGAAGGCAAGATCGACATACGCATAATGAACATTCGAGATTTCGCGCACGACCGTCACAGGACCGTGGACGACTATCCTTACGGTGGCGGTCCGGGCATGGTCATGAAACCGGAGCCCATCTTCGAGCTGTATGATCACTGTAAGCAGCAGTTCGGCGATCTGTACACGATCCTCACATCGCCACAGGGAGTCACACTGAACAACAGGCTCGCGATGGAGCTTTCGAAGAAGGAGAATCTTTTGATAATCTGTGGCAGGTACGAAGGTGTCGACGAGAGAGTGAAGAGTTTGGTCGATCTGGAAGTATCCATCGGTGATTACGTGCTCAGCGGTGGAGAACTCGCGGCGATGGTGATCTGCGACGCGGTGAGCAGGTTCGTTCCAGGAGTCGTCGAGGAAGAATCCGTGAAGAGAGATTCTTTTTACAACGACCTGCTCGATTATCCACACTACACCAGACCCGCCGAGTACAGAGGTATGCGGGTCCCAGAAGTGCTGTTGAGTGGAAACCATGAAATGGTAGAACTCTGGAGGACCGCCGAGAGTATCAAACTCACCGCGTTGAGGAGGCCGGATCTCTTCCTGGCGAGGGAGTTTTCAACGGAAGAGAAGAAAGCCCTCATTCATCTGATACAGGAGTTGGTGAAATGTGTTGAACGACGTGAGAATAGCTCTGATCCATTATCCGGTTCTGGGAAAAGATGGTAA
- a CDS encoding tripartite tricarboxylate transporter TctB family protein: protein MSKRSDVLSGAIVSLVGLIFLLSTIGMRKPRIGLGSAGFPRLVTVCLIICGVLLIVRALLSKKERAARSRIDSSFVFSLVGLTVSFVLYVYLFKKLGFILTTGPLLFFAMYVFGSKKILLNAVLSVVTSIAIYYVFTIIFKIPLPRFSL, encoded by the coding sequence ATGTCGAAGAGAAGTGACGTACTCTCTGGCGCAATCGTGTCGCTCGTAGGTCTGATCTTTCTCTTGAGCACCATCGGGATGAGAAAACCGAGGATCGGGCTTGGTTCGGCCGGTTTTCCGAGGCTCGTCACGGTATGTTTGATCATCTGCGGTGTGCTTTTGATAGTGCGCGCGTTGCTGTCGAAAAAAGAACGCGCCGCACGTTCTCGAATCGATTCCAGTTTCGTCTTCAGTCTCGTCGGCCTCACCGTCTCATTCGTTCTGTACGTCTATCTCTTCAAGAAACTTGGATTCATCCTCACAACAGGGCCACTCCTGTTCTTCGCGATGTACGTGTTTGGCTCAAAGAAGATCCTGCTGAACGCGGTTCTGAGCGTGGTCACTTCGATCGCGATCTACTATGTCTTCACGATCATATTCAAAATACCTTTGCCAAGGTTCTCACTGTGA
- a CDS encoding KH domain-containing protein, which yields MKQMLEYIVKGIVKHPEDVVVVEFDENDGKVFEIVVNDEDVGQVIGKDGRTIKSLKVLFSALFDAEDFTLRVVR from the coding sequence ATGAAACAAATGCTTGAGTACATAGTCAAAGGTATCGTGAAACACCCTGAAGACGTTGTCGTGGTCGAGTTCGACGAAAACGACGGCAAAGTGTTCGAGATCGTGGTGAACGATGAGGACGTCGGCCAGGTCATAGGAAAGGATGGAAGGACCATAAAATCTTTGAAGGTCCTCTTCTCGGCCCTGTTCGATGCGGAGGACTTCACCCTGCGGGTGGTAAGGTGA
- the upp gene encoding uracil phosphoribosyltransferase: MFNVVDHPLIKHKLTIMRNKATGPKEFRELLREITFLLAYEATRNVETVEVEVETPLEKTKGYAIEDKKMVVVPILRAGLGMADSILELMPNASVGHIGVYRDPETLRPVQYYCKLPKIEEKSVAFLLDPMLATGFSAIHAVNVLKQHGAKNIILVCLIAAPEGVQALESHHPDVNIYAAALDRQLNEHGYILPGLGDAGDRLYRTK; the protein is encoded by the coding sequence ATGTTCAACGTTGTGGATCATCCGCTCATAAAGCACAAGTTGACCATCATGAGGAACAAGGCCACGGGTCCAAAGGAGTTCAGAGAACTGTTGAGGGAAATAACCTTCCTTCTGGCTTATGAGGCGACGCGCAACGTCGAAACGGTGGAGGTAGAAGTCGAGACACCACTTGAGAAAACGAAAGGTTACGCCATCGAAGACAAAAAGATGGTCGTCGTACCCATACTGCGTGCAGGACTGGGAATGGCGGACAGCATTTTGGAGCTCATGCCGAACGCTTCTGTAGGTCACATAGGTGTGTACAGAGATCCAGAGACCTTGAGGCCGGTGCAGTACTACTGCAAACTTCCAAAGATAGAGGAAAAGAGTGTTGCGTTCTTGCTCGATCCCATGCTGGCGACAGGCTTTTCTGCGATACACGCGGTGAACGTGCTGAAACAGCACGGTGCAAAGAACATAATCCTGGTCTGTTTGATCGCGGCACCCGAAGGGGTACAGGCGCTCGAGAGTCACCATCCAGACGTCAACATATACGCCGCGGCTCTGGATCGACAGCTCAACGAGCACGGTTACATACTGCCGGGTCTGGGGGACGCGGGCGACAGGCTCTACAGAACCAAATAG
- the lepB gene encoding signal peptidase I, translating to MNKEKVKKYALDWLKSLAYAIVAATIIRLYVFETMLVPTGSMIPTINVGDRLFIEKITYTVREPQVGDIVVFWAPFVDERALTMLRPFDKFMDLFAPAKFRGRVKYVKRLVGKEGDVLQIKLSEDGKYHLYVNGKLNEKLKDIVYTPEGVFKYPELLNWFFEASKLRNNPTSYRQFLQRLAQTNIEAANLVFSVVGGMYPVPLGAAFDKTFSEIYKDIDLSKYIRKTPEGVEVEVPKGFYFFMGDNTNDSFDSRYFGFVPKDHVIGRPILRIWPLKDFGPVQGS from the coding sequence ATCAACAAGGAAAAAGTGAAAAAGTACGCACTCGACTGGTTGAAGTCCCTGGCCTACGCGATCGTCGCAGCAACGATCATCAGGCTGTACGTTTTTGAGACGATGCTGGTACCGACAGGCTCCATGATTCCAACAATAAACGTGGGAGACAGATTGTTCATCGAGAAGATAACCTACACCGTTAGGGAACCCCAGGTAGGCGACATAGTCGTGTTCTGGGCTCCGTTCGTGGACGAGCGTGCCCTGACGATGCTCAGGCCTTTCGACAAGTTCATGGACCTGTTCGCACCGGCCAAGTTCAGAGGCAGGGTGAAGTACGTCAAGCGTCTGGTCGGCAAAGAGGGAGACGTTCTGCAGATCAAACTGTCAGAAGACGGCAAGTACCATTTGTACGTCAATGGAAAGCTGAACGAAAAACTCAAGGACATAGTTTATACACCCGAAGGTGTTTTCAAATACCCGGAGCTTTTGAACTGGTTTTTTGAAGCGAGTAAGCTGAGGAACAATCCAACTTCGTACAGGCAATTTCTGCAGCGCTTGGCGCAGACGAACATCGAAGCTGCCAACCTGGTGTTCTCTGTAGTCGGAGGCATGTATCCTGTCCCACTCGGTGCCGCTTTCGATAAAACGTTTTCGGAGATCTACAAGGACATAGATCTGAGCAAGTACATCAGAAAAACACCAGAAGGCGTCGAGGTCGAAGTACCCAAGGGATTCTATTTCTTCATGGGTGACAACACGAACGATAGTTTCGACAGCAGGTACTTCGGCTTCGTGCCGAAGGATCACGTGATAGGAAGACCAATTTTGCGGATATGGCCGTTGAAGGACTTTGGTCCTGTACAGGGGAGCTGA
- the rplS gene encoding 50S ribosomal protein L19, with protein sequence MDNLVRLIEKDQYRELPEFRPGDTVRVHVKVVESGKERTQIFEGIVIKIRGSGLSKTFTVRKIASGGIGVERTFPYHSPIIEKLEVVKKAETRRAKLYYLRDVKGKIKLKEKRE encoded by the coding sequence ATGGACAATCTCGTAAGACTGATCGAGAAAGACCAGTACAGAGAGCTCCCCGAGTTCAGACCCGGCGACACGGTCAGAGTCCATGTCAAGGTCGTGGAATCCGGTAAGGAAAGGACGCAGATCTTCGAAGGAATCGTTATCAAGATCAGAGGTTCTGGACTGAGCAAGACATTCACGGTGCGCAAGATTGCCAGCGGTGGAATAGGAGTCGAGAGAACCTTCCCGTACCACTCACCGATCATCGAGAAGCTCGAAGTCGTTAAGAAAGCGGAAACAAGAAGGGCGAAACTTTACTATCTGCGCGATGTGAAAGGGAAGATCAAGCTGAAAGAAAAAAGAGAGTGA
- a CDS encoding RNA methyltransferase, which produces MLNDVRIALIHYPVLGKDGKIVSSAVTNLDIHDIARTARSYGIKKYYVVTNLPAQQAVVRAVLDYWVEGSGKEYNISRTEALQLVELKSYLEDVIDTIKQETGKKPLLFFTSAKKRPRSISYEEGARIIRETDRPVLILFGTSWGMPQEILDMCDYVLEPVRANSDYNHLSVRAAAAIIIDRLIGEEV; this is translated from the coding sequence GTGTTGAACGACGTGAGAATAGCTCTGATCCATTATCCGGTTCTGGGAAAAGATGGTAAGATTGTCTCCAGCGCGGTGACGAACCTCGACATTCACGACATCGCGAGGACCGCACGGAGTTATGGGATCAAAAAATACTACGTTGTGACGAATCTGCCCGCACAGCAGGCAGTCGTGAGAGCCGTTTTAGATTACTGGGTCGAAGGATCCGGGAAAGAGTACAACATAAGCAGAACAGAAGCTTTACAACTGGTCGAACTGAAGTCTTACCTGGAGGACGTGATCGATACAATAAAACAGGAGACGGGCAAAAAACCGTTGCTTTTCTTCACTTCCGCGAAGAAAAGACCAAGATCGATAAGTTACGAAGAAGGGGCAAGGATCATCAGAGAAACCGACAGACCCGTGCTCATACTTTTCGGAACGAGCTGGGGCATGCCGCAGGAAATCCTGGACATGTGCGACTACGTTCTCGAACCAGTCCGCGCTAACTCTGATTACAATCACCTTTCGGTCAGAGCGGCTGCCGCAATAATCATAGACAGGTTGATAGGAGAGGAGGTATGA
- the rpsP gene encoding 30S ribosomal protein S16 gives MVRIRLTRMGKRNMPFYRIVVVDSRKKRDGAYIESLGFYNPLRNPAEIKVNVERAVEWILKGAQPSDTARDILSKAGVLKKVHEIKYGKRETTDETNA, from the coding sequence GTGGTAAGGATCAGGCTCACGAGAATGGGAAAAAGGAATATGCCGTTCTACAGAATCGTCGTTGTTGACTCCAGAAAGAAACGTGACGGAGCCTACATCGAGTCGCTGGGTTTCTACAATCCCCTGCGCAACCCTGCCGAAATAAAGGTCAACGTTGAGAGGGCAGTCGAATGGATACTGAAAGGTGCCCAACCCAGCGACACGGCGAGAGACATACTCAGTAAGGCGGGCGTGCTCAAGAAAGTGCACGAGATCAAGTATGGCAAGAGAGAAACCACAGATGAAACAAATGCTTGA
- a CDS encoding tripartite tricarboxylate transporter substrate binding protein, with protein sequence MRTKALLALLLIGVLALAQVNFPTRPVTIIVPWSAGGATDLLFRAIASVFPKYANGQPLVVNNIPGAGAVTGTMEFLKAPADGYTLLSLATPIITKIHWSEVKFTVDDFVPVINIVNDPSYILVNANSPYKTLEDLLNAARKNPETVTMGNGGAGGGNHLVALAFEDFVGVRFIHVPYNGGAPAIADLVAGHIDAVMAAAPEGVPQVQAGQLRCLAVLGTQRLSVFPDVPTARELGYDFTLGMWRGVAVQRGTPPEIVRALHDIFYKCMNDPEFIAKAKEMGNVLHYMDTVTFTRFVREQNAFWENLMKIKKVGEKYGK encoded by the coding sequence ATGAGGACAAAGGCACTGCTCGCATTGCTTCTCATCGGTGTCCTTGCGCTCGCACAGGTGAACTTTCCAACCAGACCTGTCACGATCATCGTACCTTGGTCGGCTGGTGGTGCTACAGATCTACTGTTCCGAGCCATCGCATCCGTTTTTCCAAAGTACGCCAACGGCCAGCCACTCGTGGTCAACAACATTCCCGGCGCGGGTGCAGTGACCGGAACGATGGAGTTCCTGAAAGCCCCTGCTGACGGCTACACTTTGCTGTCGCTGGCCACACCGATCATAACGAAGATCCACTGGAGCGAAGTGAAGTTCACTGTGGACGATTTCGTGCCTGTGATCAACATCGTCAACGATCCAAGTTACATCCTGGTCAACGCCAACTCGCCTTACAAAACGCTCGAAGATCTTCTGAACGCCGCCAGGAAAAACCCCGAAACGGTCACGATGGGTAACGGTGGTGCCGGTGGTGGGAACCATTTGGTTGCACTCGCGTTCGAAGACTTCGTGGGTGTGAGGTTCATTCACGTGCCTTACAACGGTGGAGCTCCGGCGATCGCAGATCTCGTAGCAGGTCACATCGACGCTGTGATGGCTGCCGCCCCGGAAGGTGTGCCACAGGTTCAGGCCGGCCAGCTGAGGTGTCTGGCGGTACTGGGCACACAGAGGCTCAGCGTGTTCCCGGACGTTCCGACCGCCAGAGAACTTGGCTACGATTTCACGCTGGGTATGTGGAGAGGTGTGGCCGTACAGAGAGGAACACCACCTGAAATCGTTCGGGCGCTCCACGACATCTTCTACAAATGCATGAACGACCCTGAGTTCATAGCGAAAGCGAAGGAAATGGGAAACGTGCTCCACTACATGGATACAGTAACATTTACAAGATTCGTTCGAGAACAAAACGCCTTCTGGGAGAATCTGATGAAGATCAAGAAGGTCGGCGAAAAGTACGGTAAATGA
- the rimM gene encoding ribosome maturation factor RimM (Essential for efficient processing of 16S rRNA), with protein sequence MSEYIVIGKITRTHGLFGNVKVFPTTNVGEVFANLKQVFIKDESRNGIYRVTVQRIRKVGKEYLLKIAGIDNVETAKKIVGLQLAVRIEDLPKLKANEYYFYQLLNVDVYDERGEMIGKVVDIIETGSNDVAVVKGKGGEVLVPMIRECIVQFEPQKRLVVKLPEWM encoded by the coding sequence GTGAGCGAGTACATCGTGATCGGTAAGATCACGCGGACTCACGGTTTGTTCGGAAACGTCAAGGTTTTTCCCACGACCAACGTGGGAGAGGTCTTCGCCAACCTGAAACAGGTCTTCATAAAGGATGAGTCTCGAAACGGCATTTACAGAGTCACCGTGCAGAGGATCAGGAAAGTCGGTAAAGAGTATCTTTTGAAGATCGCAGGCATAGACAACGTTGAAACGGCGAAAAAGATCGTGGGTTTACAGCTCGCGGTAAGGATCGAAGATCTACCCAAGCTCAAAGCGAACGAATACTACTTCTACCAGCTGTTGAACGTGGACGTGTACGACGAGCGCGGTGAGATGATCGGCAAGGTGGTTGACATCATCGAGACGGGTTCGAACGACGTGGCAGTGGTGAAAGGAAAAGGCGGAGAGGTCCTCGTTCCAATGATCAGAGAATGCATCGTACAGTTCGAACCGCAGAAAAGACTGGTCGTAAAACTTCCGGAGTGGATGTGA
- the ffh gene encoding signal recognition particle protein, which translates to MFENLQEKLSKIFRAITGQGRLTEKNISEAVRQVKLSLLEADVNYKVVRDFIENVKQKALGEEVLKSLTPDQQFIKIVRDELINIMGRFNVPLQLKHQPAVIMLVGLQGSGKTTTAGKLALYLRKQGRNPLLVAADTYRPAAIDQLEKIGKSLNIPVFSGDRKNALEIVKGALKASQELHCNVLVLDTAGRLHIDDEMMKELEDIKSLTNPDEILMVVDAMVGQDAVNSALEFDRRLSLTGFIVTKLDGDARGGVILSISYVTGKPVKFIGVGEKLDALEPFYPDRVAGRILGMGDVLSLIEKAERELDREKMEAAAKKMLQAQFTLEDFREQLRELKKLGPLSSLIEMLPGAPKVDVDAGEKELKKIEAIINSMTPEERRNPRILNASRKLRIAKGSGTTVQDVNKLLKSYEQMKELMQRLKHGKLKLPFGL; encoded by the coding sequence ATGTTCGAAAACCTTCAGGAAAAACTGTCGAAGATCTTCAGAGCGATAACGGGCCAAGGAAGACTGACCGAAAAGAACATAAGCGAGGCCGTTCGGCAGGTCAAACTGTCCCTGCTGGAAGCGGACGTCAATTACAAAGTGGTCAGAGACTTCATTGAAAACGTCAAGCAGAAAGCGCTCGGAGAAGAAGTACTGAAGAGTCTCACGCCGGACCAGCAGTTCATAAAGATCGTCAGAGACGAGCTGATCAACATCATGGGCCGTTTCAACGTTCCGCTGCAACTGAAGCACCAGCCCGCCGTGATCATGCTGGTGGGACTCCAGGGTAGCGGAAAGACCACGACGGCCGGTAAGCTGGCACTCTATTTGAGGAAACAGGGCAGAAATCCTCTGCTCGTCGCTGCCGACACTTACAGACCCGCCGCGATCGACCAGCTCGAGAAGATCGGTAAGAGTCTGAACATCCCGGTGTTCTCCGGGGACAGAAAAAACGCTCTCGAGATAGTCAAAGGTGCCCTGAAGGCTTCTCAGGAACTTCACTGCAACGTTCTGGTGCTCGATACAGCGGGAAGGCTCCACATCGATGATGAAATGATGAAAGAACTTGAAGACATAAAGTCCTTAACCAATCCGGACGAGATACTCATGGTCGTCGACGCGATGGTGGGACAGGACGCGGTGAATTCCGCCCTCGAGTTCGACAGGCGACTCTCCCTGACAGGCTTCATCGTGACGAAACTGGACGGCGACGCCCGTGGCGGTGTGATTCTATCGATAAGTTACGTCACCGGAAAGCCCGTCAAGTTCATAGGTGTTGGGGAAAAGCTCGACGCACTTGAGCCTTTCTATCCGGACAGAGTCGCGGGCAGAATTCTGGGCATGGGCGATGTCCTCAGCCTCATCGAAAAGGCTGAGAGAGAGCTCGACAGAGAAAAGATGGAAGCGGCAGCGAAGAAGATGCTCCAGGCGCAGTTCACGCTGGAAGATTTCCGCGAGCAGCTGAGAGAACTGAAGAAACTGGGCCCGCTGAGCTCCCTGATCGAGATGCTGCCTGGGGCACCCAAGGTGGACGTCGATGCGGGCGAGAAAGAACTGAAAAAGATCGAGGCGATCATCAATTCGATGACACCTGAAGAGAGGAGAAATCCGAGGATTTTGAACGCGAGCAGGAAGTTGAGGATCGCAAAAGGTAGCGGTACGACGGTTCAGGATGTGAACAAACTTTTGAAGTCTTACGAGCAGATGAAGGAACTCATGCAAAGGCTCAAACATGGGAAGCTGAAACTGCCTTTCGGGCTTTGA